From Paenibacillus sp. PL2-23:
TCCTGTACGAACCTGCGCCTATACTGCGGAGGCGACTGGCAGGGCATTATAGACAAGATTAACGATAACTACTTCACGAATATGGGCATCACGGCTCTGTGGATCTCTCAGCCGGTCGAGAATATCTACTCCATCGTCAACTACTCCGGCACCTCGATTACCTCCTACCATGGCTACTGGGCCCGCGACTTCAAGCGAACAAACCCCTACTTCGGGAGCTTCACCGACTTTACCAATCTCATCAACGCGGCGCATGCCAAAAATATAAAGGTCATTATCGACTTTGCGCCCAACCATACATCGCCCGCCATGGAGACCAACTCCGCCTTCGCGGAGAACGGAAGGCTCTATGATAACGGCACCCTGCTCGCCGGCTACACGGGCGATATGAACGGGCTGTTCCATCATAATGGCGGCACCGACTTCTCCTCGCTGGAGAACGGCATCTACAAAAACTTGTATGATCTCGCCGACATCAACCACAACAAGACGATTACCGACACCTACTTCAAGGATGCAATCAAGCTGTGGCTCGATCTCGGCATTGACGGCATTCGCGTAGACGCGGTGAAGCATATGCCGTTGGGCTGGCAGAAAAACTGGATGTCCGCCATTAACGAATACAAGCCGGTCTTTACGTTCGGCGAATGGTTCCTGGGCGTCAACGAAGTGGACCCGAACAATCACAAGTTCGCCAATGAATCCGGCATGAGCCTGCTCGACTTCCAGTTCAATCAGAAGGTCAGACAGGTATTCCGAGACAACACCGACACGATGTACGGACTCGACAGCATGCTGTCTTCTACCGCAGCCAGCTACCATCAGGTCAACGATCTGGTGACCTTTATCGACAATCATGATATGGATCGATTCAAGACAAGTTCGGTCAACAATCGCAGCCTGGAGCTGGCGCTGGCGCTGACTCTCACCTCGCGCGGCGTACCCGCCATCTACTACGGAACGGAGCATTACCTGACAGGCAATGGCGATCCCGGCAACCGCGGGCCAATGACGTCCTTCTCGCAGACGACAACCGCCTTCAACGTCATCAAGAAGCTGGCGCCGCTTCGCAAATCCAATCCCGCGATTGCTTATGGCACCACCCAGCAGCGCTGGATTAACAACGATGTGTACATCTTCGAGCGGAAGTTCGGTAACAGCGTGGCCGTCGTGGCGATCAACCGCAACCAGTCCGCCTCCGCATCCATTGGCGGATTGCTGACAAGCCTGCCTGCCGGCACCTATACCGACGCGCTGGGCGGCCTGCTCGGCGGCAGCTCCATATCGGTTGGAAGCGGCGGAGCCGCATCGACGTTTACTCTCGCGGCAGGCGCGGCAGCCGTCTGGCAGTACACGCCGGCTCAAACGTCGCCCGTTGTGGGACATGTCGGACCGGTTATGGGCAAGGCGGGAACCGTCGTTACCATTGACGGACGCGGCTTCGGCGGAACGGCGGGAACGGTGTATTTTGGCACAACGGCCGTATCCGGAGCCCAAATTGTCAGCTGGGAGGATACGCAGATCAAAGTGATTGCGCCAGCCGCAGCAGCCGGTCTCTACCAGGTGAAGATTAGAACGGCAGGAGCTGTCGACAGCAACGCCTATAACGGCTTCAATCTGCTGACGGGGTCCCAGGTATCCATCCGATTCGTGGTCAACAACGCAACCACCGCACTTGGCGAAAATGTCTATCTGGTCGGCAATGTCGCCGAGCTGGGCAGCTGGACGCCGGCCAAGGCCATTGGTCCAATGTTTAATACGGTGATGGCGGCTTACCCGACCTGGTACTACGATGTGAGCGTTCCCGCGAACACCGCGCTGCAATTCAAATTCATCAAGAAGAACGGCTCGACGGTAACTTGGGAGAGCGGCAGCAATCACACCTTTACAACCCCGTCATCCGGCATCGCGACGATTACCGTGAACTGGCAGTAGCAGCCTGAACAAATAAGAAAATGACAAAACCCCTGAAACATGTCCACAGGATATGGTTCAGGGGTTTTGGCTCATCCTTTGGACGCGCCGGACATGAGGCCTTGCACAAGAAAGCGCTGGAGGAAGATGAACAGCAGTGTGATCGGTATGCCAATAAGCACCGCTCCAGCCGCAAACATCGTGAAGTTGCTGTTCTGGAAGCTGTTGACGAGATCCCACATCCCGACGGCCAGCGTCCAGTTCTCCTTCGTCCGCAGCACAAGCCGGGCGAAGATGAAGTCCACCCATGCTCCGGTGAAGCTGGTTAACGCCACATAAGTGAGGATCGGACGGGAGAGCGGCAGCATGATTTTGGTAAATACGGTCAAATTGCTTGCCCCGTCGATTCTGGCCGCCTCATCCAGACTGCGGGGAATCGTATCGAAGAAGCCTTTGACGATAAAGCCGCCGAGAACGGCGCCTGCGGAGTAGACCAGCACAAGCGCGGTATGCGTGTCCAGCAGCTTCAGCTGCAGCAGGATGACATAGATGGCGATCAGGCTCATGAAGCTGGGGAACATGCCCAGCACCAGCATGACCGTAAGCGCCGTCTTTCGCCCCTTGAACTGAAAGCGGGACATGGCATACATGCCCAGCGTAACCAACGTTGTCGAGAAGATCATGGTCAGCGTCGCAATCTTGAGCGTGTTCAAATACCATCTGCCGTACTGGAACGATGGGGTCGTGAACAGCTCGCGATAATGATTCAGGGTGAACTGGCTTGGCCATAGGCTCTCGCTGTACAGCGCCGCTCCGGGACGCAGAGAAGACAACACGATCCATAACACAGGATAGACGGCCACAACCGTCAGAATCAGCAGCAGAATGTAGCTTAATCCCAGCCTTACCACGTTATTTTTCCGATTCATTGGATCATATCCTCCTCTTTGAACGAACGCGAGCGACGGAAATTCCAGATCGAGAACGACGCTATAATCAGGAATATGATAATGCCTATGGCGGAAGCCATATTGAACTTGCTGTTGTCGAGCGTCAGCTTATACAGCCATGTGACGAGCAGGTCGGTTGCTC
This genomic window contains:
- a CDS encoding alpha-amylase family glycosyl hydrolase, whose amino-acid sequence is MLLASLHIPALQGSTTVYAAPDTSVANKQNFSTDVIYQLFTDRFRNGNTANDPTGAAFSASCTNLRLYCGGDWQGIIDKINDNYFTNMGITALWISQPVENIYSIVNYSGTSITSYHGYWARDFKRTNPYFGSFTDFTNLINAAHAKNIKVIIDFAPNHTSPAMETNSAFAENGRLYDNGTLLAGYTGDMNGLFHHNGGTDFSSLENGIYKNLYDLADINHNKTITDTYFKDAIKLWLDLGIDGIRVDAVKHMPLGWQKNWMSAINEYKPVFTFGEWFLGVNEVDPNNHKFANESGMSLLDFQFNQKVRQVFRDNTDTMYGLDSMLSSTAASYHQVNDLVTFIDNHDMDRFKTSSVNNRSLELALALTLTSRGVPAIYYGTEHYLTGNGDPGNRGPMTSFSQTTTAFNVIKKLAPLRKSNPAIAYGTTQQRWINNDVYIFERKFGNSVAVVAINRNQSASASIGGLLTSLPAGTYTDALGGLLGGSSISVGSGGAASTFTLAAGAAAVWQYTPAQTSPVVGHVGPVMGKAGTVVTIDGRGFGGTAGTVYFGTTAVSGAQIVSWEDTQIKVIAPAAAAGLYQVKIRTAGAVDSNAYNGFNLLTGSQVSIRFVVNNATTALGENVYLVGNVAELGSWTPAKAIGPMFNTVMAAYPTWYYDVSVPANTALQFKFIKKNGSTVTWESGSNHTFTTPSSGIATITVNWQ
- a CDS encoding sugar ABC transporter permease, which codes for MNRKNNVVRLGLSYILLLILTVVAVYPVLWIVLSSLRPGAALYSESLWPSQFTLNHYRELFTTPSFQYGRWYLNTLKIATLTMIFSTTLVTLGMYAMSRFQFKGRKTALTVMLVLGMFPSFMSLIAIYVILLQLKLLDTHTALVLVYSAGAVLGGFIVKGFFDTIPRSLDEAARIDGASNLTVFTKIMLPLSRPILTYVALTSFTGAWVDFIFARLVLRTKENWTLAVGMWDLVNSFQNSNFTMFAAGAVLIGIPITLLFIFLQRFLVQGLMSGASKG